The Fictibacillus arsenicus genome contains a region encoding:
- the lepB gene encoding signal peptidase I: MSSARKERNGLLDWIKAIGIALILAIIIKKFLIEQYVVYGESMMPTIQNGNRLIVNKIGYEISSPERFDLIVFKANPKEDYIKRVIGLPGDHIAYKDDKLYINNKPVEEPYLEEFKRFAGNRTLTGNFTLEEITGHGTVPKGKIFVLGDNRLHSIDSRHIGFVEMKDIVGEANIRYWPVDEMRVFNGFKKE; the protein is encoded by the coding sequence ATGAGCTCGGCTCGAAAAGAAAGAAATGGACTGCTGGATTGGATTAAAGCGATTGGAATTGCACTCATTCTTGCTATTATAATAAAAAAGTTTTTGATTGAGCAGTATGTTGTTTACGGAGAATCGATGATGCCTACTATTCAAAATGGCAATCGCCTCATCGTAAATAAAATTGGCTATGAGATCAGCAGCCCGGAACGTTTTGACCTTATTGTGTTTAAAGCTAATCCGAAAGAGGATTATATTAAACGTGTAATAGGATTGCCAGGAGATCATATCGCATATAAAGACGACAAACTTTATATAAACAATAAGCCAGTAGAGGAACCTTATCTCGAAGAATTTAAAAGATTTGCAGGCAACCGTACCCTTACCGGCAACTTTACACTTGAAGAAATCACAGGGCATGGTACAGTTCCAAAAGGAAAAATCTTCGTTCTTGGTGATAACAGGCTTCATAGCATCGACAGCCGCCATATTGGTTTTGTTGAAATGAAGGATATCGTAGGAGAAGCGAATATTCGGTATTGGCCAGTTGATGAAATGAGAGTTTTTAACGGTTTTAAAAAGGAATAA
- a CDS encoding transglycosylase domain-containing protein, translating to MNPKLGIFAVFLLLSMVFLSFVGLRKEYENYIPFQSAVETLGDANTISLEQNSRLLDMNGGLLYEFRGNESRIHLTYKDIPLTVLQAFIATEDQNFLEHHGIDGKAIARAFITNSSEGGIEQGGSTITQQLARNLFLNHERTYDRKLKELLISYRIEQQLSKEQILELYINAIYFQNGVYGIEKASLFYFSKSSRELTLSETALLAAIPNNPVLYNPIKNLANAKKRQEWILLKMKEEGYINQPKFEAAIKQPINLQVAKSGVPFPEIVGYIKDELLELIASAPENKGLSADEMTKKRDALLRSGAIIETSLNSKLQVEALKAVQKRLLYKEIEGSAVVVDHVSKKIVAMIGGKNVGMEEFNRAYQARRQPGSSIKPLLAYAPYIDVFSLGSNSMISAARICEGNYCPSNYGGASYGTVSLKKAMASSINTAAVRAVKKIGVERAFTYLKPFQFSAVEQKDHQLASALGGFSKGFSPFELTSAYTAFANNGTYVKPRMITSVKDKNGNVLYEWKEQPVNVWKPETNAVMREMLAAVTISGTARDARFPGSMYIGGKTGTTNDVKDLWFVGLTDRYTAGVWVGRDKPESLRSIEGSSPEVMIWRDIMIKAHQK from the coding sequence ATGAATCCTAAGCTGGGTATCTTTGCTGTTTTTTTATTATTAAGTATGGTGTTTCTATCATTTGTCGGGTTGCGGAAGGAATACGAAAACTATATCCCTTTTCAGTCTGCTGTAGAAACACTCGGTGATGCAAATACCATCTCTCTCGAACAGAACAGCCGCCTTTTAGATATGAATGGCGGTCTTCTTTATGAGTTTAGAGGGAATGAAAGCCGCATTCATCTTACATACAAAGATATCCCGCTTACCGTCCTTCAGGCTTTCATTGCGACAGAAGATCAAAATTTCTTAGAGCATCATGGCATCGACGGGAAAGCGATCGCAAGAGCATTCATCACAAACTCTTCAGAAGGCGGCATCGAACAAGGCGGCAGTACAATCACCCAGCAGCTCGCCCGCAATCTTTTTCTAAATCATGAGCGTACATATGACCGGAAATTGAAAGAGCTTTTGATCTCTTACCGAATTGAACAGCAGCTTTCTAAAGAACAAATTTTGGAGCTATACATCAATGCTATTTATTTTCAGAATGGAGTATATGGCATTGAAAAAGCGAGCCTCTTTTACTTTAGTAAATCATCTAGGGAGCTTACTCTAAGCGAAACAGCACTTTTAGCTGCAATACCAAATAATCCTGTTCTGTATAACCCTATAAAAAACCTGGCTAACGCTAAAAAAAGACAGGAATGGATTCTGCTCAAGATGAAAGAGGAGGGCTATATCAATCAGCCGAAGTTTGAAGCTGCTATTAAACAACCGATTAATTTACAAGTTGCAAAGAGCGGCGTTCCCTTCCCAGAGATCGTAGGCTATATAAAAGATGAACTTCTGGAATTAATCGCATCTGCTCCTGAAAATAAAGGATTAAGTGCAGATGAGATGACGAAAAAGCGGGATGCTTTGTTAAGAAGTGGTGCAATAATTGAAACTTCACTAAATTCGAAGCTGCAGGTTGAAGCATTGAAAGCAGTTCAAAAACGACTTCTATATAAGGAAATTGAAGGTTCGGCCGTTGTAGTTGATCATGTTTCGAAAAAGATCGTTGCTATGATCGGCGGAAAAAATGTGGGAATGGAAGAGTTTAACCGGGCTTATCAGGCAAGGAGACAGCCTGGTTCATCCATTAAGCCTCTTCTTGCGTATGCCCCTTACATTGATGTGTTCAGTCTTGGATCGAATTCAATGATATCTGCAGCGCGAATTTGTGAAGGAAACTATTGTCCCAGCAATTATGGAGGTGCTTCATACGGAACAGTCTCCTTAAAAAAAGCGATGGCAAGCTCCATTAACACGGCTGCTGTCCGGGCAGTAAAGAAAATAGGCGTCGAGAGAGCCTTTACTTATCTGAAACCGTTTCAGTTTTCAGCGGTAGAACAGAAGGACCATCAGCTCGCTAGCGCACTTGGCGGATTTTCAAAAGGCTTTTCGCCCTTTGAGCTGACAAGTGCGTATACGGCATTCGCAAATAATGGAACTTACGTGAAACCTAGAATGATAACGTCTGTTAAAGATAAAAACGGAAATGTTTTATACGAGTGGAAGGAGCAGCCGGTTAATGTTTGGAAGCCGGAAACGAATGCTGTGATGAGGGAAATGCTGGCCGCGGTTACGATTTCTGGAACCGCAAGGGATGCACGGTTTCCTGGTTCAATGTACATAGGCGGCAAAACAGGAACTACAAACGATGTTAAAGATTTGTGGTTCGTGGGGCTGACTGACCGGTATACGGCAGGCGTATGGGTTGGCCGTGACAAACCTGAGAGTCTTCGCTCGATCGAAGGTTCCTCACCAGAAGTCATGATTTGGCGCGATATTATGATAAAAGCACATCAAAAATGA
- a CDS encoding coiled-coil domain-containing protein, which translates to MFKEFFDFKKLKKEWIYFGAITFVLVLVSLYCAHAWGYNKASILLDDKKITAYEINEEIESLKNDLAVIEEKVADAGEEQSNKQAELSQMNSEYEEVTSIINQRDDVQKDYDSLLQQVEEKDEEIKALNQHISDKQKELDKITKGIVIKKKEPRVLVAGVFIAGKDIPPGRYKVEPNRGSGNYFVNGGAKVNIILGKGDDFYLPEYVFELDEGDEIEATLSVKYILVE; encoded by the coding sequence TTGTTTAAAGAATTTTTTGATTTTAAAAAGCTAAAAAAAGAATGGATTTATTTTGGGGCAATCACCTTTGTGTTAGTTTTGGTTAGCTTGTATTGTGCACATGCATGGGGTTATAATAAAGCTTCTATTTTGTTAGATGATAAAAAAATAACGGCTTATGAGATTAATGAAGAGATAGAGAGTTTGAAAAATGATCTGGCTGTTATTGAAGAAAAAGTAGCTGATGCAGGAGAGGAACAGAGCAATAAACAAGCAGAATTGAGTCAAATGAACTCTGAGTATGAGGAAGTTACAAGTATAATTAATCAAAGAGATGATGTTCAGAAGGATTATGATTCACTTTTACAACAAGTTGAAGAAAAAGATGAAGAGATAAAAGCTCTTAACCAGCATATTTCTGATAAACAAAAAGAACTCGACAAAATCACAAAAGGTATTGTTATCAAAAAGAAAGAGCCGAGAGTGTTAGTTGCTGGAGTTTTTATAGCCGGAAAAGATATACCACCGGGCCGATACAAAGTTGAACCGAACAGGGGATCAGGAAATTATTTTGTGAACGGCGGAGCAAAAGTAAATATCATCTTAGGTAAAGGTGATGATTTTTACTTGCCTGAATATGTGTTTGAATTAGATGAAGGCGATGAAATTGAAGCAACTTTGTCTGTAAAGTATATACTTGTTGAGTAA
- a CDS encoding methylated-DNA--[protein]-cysteine S-methyltransferase, producing the protein MCQIKTLLYYEEMESVIGPLTIIATENGICRLDFGSMEDNLPSLRSWMAKHFIKGELIHSPEYLADAVHQLNAYFAGNLHEFNIRYDLFGTAFQKKVWNQLTSIPYGLTCSYKEVAQGIGAPKAVRAVGSANNQNPVPVFIPCHRVIGSNGALVGYGGGLDKKEILLSIEQNSCKKTS; encoded by the coding sequence ATGTGTCAGATTAAAACGTTACTCTATTATGAAGAAATGGAAAGCGTAATCGGACCGTTAACAATCATTGCAACGGAGAACGGAATCTGCCGTCTCGATTTTGGTTCAATGGAGGATAACCTTCCATCTTTACGTTCTTGGATGGCTAAGCATTTTATTAAAGGGGAACTTATTCATTCTCCTGAATATCTAGCAGATGCTGTTCACCAATTAAATGCTTATTTTGCAGGCAACCTGCACGAGTTTAACATCCGCTATGATTTGTTTGGTACGGCATTTCAGAAAAAAGTTTGGAACCAGCTAACGAGCATTCCATATGGACTAACATGTTCTTATAAGGAAGTGGCTCAAGGAATCGGTGCACCAAAGGCTGTTCGTGCTGTCGGCAGTGCGAATAACCAGAATCCTGTACCTGTTTTTATTCCGTGTCACCGCGTTATTGGAAGCAATGGTGCACTTGTAGGATATGGCGGAGGATTAGACAAAAAAGAAATATTATTATCGATCGAACAGAATAGCTGCAAGAAAACATCATAG
- a CDS encoding PrkA family serine protein kinase: MDILSRIQLHREEEQRLAWEGTFAEYLDILRDRPFVAQSAHSRVYNMIKDAGISEKNGQKMYHFFSDQIFGLEESIERLVEEYFHPAAKRLDVRKRILLLMGPVSGGKSTLVTMLKRGLEKYTKTPEGAVYAIKGCPMHEDPLHLIPQHLRKEFYDEYGIRVEGSLSPLNTMRLEQEYDNRIEDVMVERIFFSEDKRTGIGTFSPSDPKSQDIADLTGSIDFSTIAEYGSESDPRAYRFDGELNKANRGMMEFQEMLKCDEKFLWHLLSLTQEGNFKAGRFALISADELIVAHTNESEYRSFISNKKNEALHSRIIVMGVPYNLRVSQEEKIYAKMISESDMSHVHIAPHALRVAAIFSVLTRLKDSKKQGMDLLKKMRLYDGEIVEGFNHVDLEELKKEFSDEGMSGIDPRYVINRISSAIIRKETPSINALDVLRSLKDGLDHHASISKEDKERFINFISAARKEYDDIAKKEVQKAFVYSYEESAKTLMDNYLDNVEAYCNKNKLRDPLTGEEMSPDEKLMRSIEEQIGISENAKKAFREEILIRISAYARKGKKFDYNSHERLREAIQKKLFADLKDVVKITTSSKTPDESQLKKINEVIARLVDEHGYNTTSANELLRYVGSLLNR, encoded by the coding sequence ATGGATATTTTATCAAGAATCCAATTGCATCGAGAAGAAGAACAGCGTCTAGCCTGGGAAGGTACCTTCGCTGAATACCTTGATATTTTACGAGATCGGCCATTTGTAGCCCAGTCAGCGCATTCAAGAGTATACAACATGATAAAAGATGCTGGAATTTCAGAAAAAAATGGTCAAAAGATGTATCATTTTTTCAGCGATCAGATCTTCGGATTAGAAGAATCAATCGAACGACTTGTTGAAGAGTATTTTCACCCTGCCGCTAAACGCCTTGATGTCCGTAAACGTATATTGCTGTTAATGGGACCTGTATCGGGTGGTAAATCCACTCTTGTAACGATGTTAAAAAGAGGTTTGGAAAAGTATACAAAAACACCAGAAGGCGCCGTATATGCGATAAAAGGCTGTCCGATGCATGAAGATCCACTGCATTTAATTCCGCAGCATCTCAGAAAAGAGTTTTATGATGAATATGGCATTCGTGTAGAAGGAAGCTTATCTCCGTTAAATACAATGAGGCTTGAACAAGAGTATGACAACAGAATTGAAGATGTGATGGTTGAAAGAATTTTTTTCTCAGAGGACAAACGAACTGGTATCGGAACGTTCAGTCCATCTGATCCAAAATCACAGGATATTGCGGATTTAACAGGAAGCATTGATTTTTCTACGATCGCGGAATACGGATCAGAATCAGATCCTCGGGCATATCGTTTTGATGGAGAACTGAACAAAGCGAATAGAGGAATGATGGAGTTCCAGGAGATGCTGAAATGTGATGAAAAGTTCTTATGGCATCTGCTTTCACTTACACAAGAAGGAAACTTTAAAGCGGGAAGATTCGCCTTAATCTCCGCTGATGAATTAATCGTGGCTCACACGAACGAATCGGAGTACCGGTCTTTTATTTCGAATAAAAAGAACGAAGCCTTGCATTCAAGAATTATTGTCATGGGCGTGCCGTATAATCTGAGAGTTTCTCAGGAAGAAAAGATTTACGCAAAAATGATAAGCGAGAGTGACATGTCTCACGTTCATATTGCACCTCATGCTCTTAGAGTAGCGGCTATTTTCTCAGTACTGACAAGATTGAAAGATTCAAAGAAACAAGGTATGGACCTCCTTAAAAAGATGAGGCTTTATGACGGTGAAATTGTAGAAGGCTTTAATCATGTTGATCTGGAGGAATTGAAGAAAGAGTTCTCTGATGAAGGAATGTCAGGAATCGATCCTCGTTATGTAATAAACCGAATTTCATCTGCCATTATACGTAAAGAAACGCCTTCCATAAATGCGTTGGATGTATTACGGTCTCTAAAAGATGGTCTTGATCACCATGCTTCCATCTCTAAGGAAGACAAAGAAAGGTTTATCAACTTTATCTCTGCTGCCCGTAAAGAGTACGATGACATTGCGAAAAAAGAAGTTCAAAAAGCATTTGTTTATTCGTATGAAGAATCAGCTAAAACACTTATGGATAACTATTTGGATAATGTTGAGGCCTATTGCAACAAGAATAAACTCCGTGATCCGCTCACTGGAGAAGAGATGAGTCCGGATGAAAAGCTGATGAGGTCTATCGAAGAACAGATCGGTATCTCTGAAAACGCGAAGAAAGCATTCCGTGAAGAAATACTTATCCGTATTTCTGCATATGCAAGAAAAGGGAAGAAGTTTGATTACAATTCACATGAGCGCCTAAGAGAAGCGATCCAAAAGAAACTATTTGCAGATCTAAAGGATGTTGTGAAGATCACAACTTCTTCAAAGACACCCGACGAATCACAATTGAAAAAGATTAATGAAGTAATAGCTCGTCTTGTCGATGAGCATGGCTATAATACAACTAGTGCCAATGAACTATTGCGCTATGTTGGAAGCTTGCTGAATCGCTAA
- a CDS encoding amidase domain-containing protein gives MWMETLKQYIQNQSQWMIHADADGRGFFLKDEQESFMRKKQMYTDRNAFIVNNQANGSVLRTTETEDKIHVDYLVHYSFLIKHGFDFYVEEMSQERRAIFFQDGEMKSDEPANAEGNYRELPKIERENKSIAPTKGGYDRLAAVRYAERWWNTYNPAYKSFENDCTNYISQSIHAGGIPMTPQSIKSKGWWMRNNSWSYSWSVANALRWYLSGSKSSLQAQEKSAAHLLLPGDVICYDFDGDGHYQHTTIVVAKDPSGEPLVNAHTTNSRMRYWGYEDSTAYTKRIQYKFFHIL, from the coding sequence ATGTGGATGGAGACGCTAAAGCAATATATTCAAAATCAGTCCCAATGGATGATACATGCGGATGCAGATGGAAGGGGCTTCTTTTTAAAAGATGAACAGGAAAGCTTTATGCGAAAAAAACAAATGTATACCGATAGAAATGCATTTATCGTTAATAATCAGGCGAACGGAAGTGTATTGCGGACTACGGAAACGGAAGACAAAATCCATGTGGATTATCTTGTCCATTATAGTTTTCTAATTAAACATGGATTTGATTTTTACGTAGAGGAAATGTCTCAGGAGAGGCGTGCTATTTTTTTTCAAGATGGAGAAATGAAAAGTGATGAGCCTGCTAATGCTGAAGGCAATTATCGGGAACTGCCGAAGATCGAACGTGAGAATAAATCCATTGCACCGACAAAGGGCGGTTATGACAGGCTGGCAGCCGTACGGTATGCGGAACGCTGGTGGAATACGTATAATCCTGCTTATAAATCATTTGAGAATGACTGCACCAACTATATCTCACAAAGTATTCATGCAGGTGGAATTCCAATGACCCCGCAATCCATTAAGTCAAAAGGCTGGTGGATGAGGAACAATTCCTGGAGCTACAGCTGGTCGGTGGCAAATGCGTTAAGATGGTACTTAAGCGGTTCGAAATCAAGCCTGCAGGCTCAAGAGAAATCAGCTGCCCACCTTTTACTGCCTGGTGACGTTATCTGCTATGATTTTGACGGTGATGGGCATTATCAGCATACGACGATTGTAGTTGCTAAAGATCCGTCGGGAGAACCTCTTGTAAATGCTCATACAACCAACAGCAGAATGCGTTATTGGGGCTATGAGGATTCAACAGCATATACGAAAAGAATTCAGTATAAATTTTTTCATATTCTATAA
- a CDS encoding DUF5366 family protein: MKKNVYMTGYLPLFSIILFSCGFAIYLERLVIKKLKYFGVYQGMLELFESHVIHLSVGFCLFLLFFMVFAALKLFSDALTHLSMFFFSKDTEGVLLQQGKSGGWFFFGGGMLAIVFNHSIFLMFIVFIAAALVYFFYFLLKVGSSLSTAGIIGMVFMHLFFWTGFGLLVVYTLLRLYNAFVASIT; encoded by the coding sequence ATGAAGAAAAACGTTTATATGACGGGTTACCTCCCGTTATTTTCGATCATCTTATTTAGCTGTGGATTCGCCATTTACCTGGAACGGCTTGTTATTAAAAAGCTTAAATATTTTGGCGTTTACCAAGGGATGCTCGAATTATTTGAGAGCCATGTGATTCATTTATCAGTTGGTTTTTGTTTGTTCTTATTATTCTTTATGGTTTTTGCGGCTTTAAAACTTTTCTCGGATGCACTGACTCATTTAAGCATGTTCTTTTTTTCTAAAGATACGGAAGGTGTTCTGCTGCAGCAAGGGAAAAGCGGCGGCTGGTTTTTCTTTGGCGGGGGAATGCTTGCGATTGTATTCAATCATTCCATATTTCTGATGTTTATCGTGTTCATTGCGGCTGCTCTCGTTTATTTCTTCTATTTTCTTTTGAAGGTCGGATCGAGTTTGTCAACGGCAGGTATCATCGGTATGGTCTTTATGCATTTGTTCTTCTGGACAGGGTTCGGCTTGCTTGTTGTATATACTCTCTTGCGATTGTATAACGCATTTGTAGCGTCGATTACATAA
- the yhbH gene encoding sporulation protein YhbH encodes MSEQDKNNFVVSQENWSLHRKGYQDHQRHMEKVQEAIKNNLPDLISEENIILSNGRDVIKIPIRSMDEYKIRYNYDKNKHVGQGDGDSQVGDVVARDGRAGQNGAGKGKGPAGDKPGVDYAEAEVSILELEEMLFKELELPNLKQKEQDQIVLEKIEFNDVRKKGLMGNVDKKRTILTAFKRNALIGKPSVAPIHNDDLRFKTWNEVIKPESKAVVLAMMDTSGSMGIWEKYMARSFFFWMTRFLRSKYEKVEIEFIAHHTEAKVVTEEDFFNKGESGGTICSSAYRKALELIETKYSSNRFNIYPFHFSDGDNLTSDNARCVKLVQQIMEHSNMFGYGEVNAYNRHSTLMSVYKNMDNPKFNHYILKEKADVYHAMKSFFKKSEITT; translated from the coding sequence ATGAGCGAACAGGATAAGAACAATTTTGTTGTGTCCCAGGAAAATTGGTCCCTCCACCGAAAAGGATATCAAGATCATCAAAGGCATATGGAAAAAGTGCAGGAAGCCATTAAAAACAACTTGCCGGATTTGATAAGCGAAGAAAATATCATTCTATCCAACGGGCGTGATGTGATCAAAATTCCAATCCGTTCGATGGATGAATACAAAATCCGATACAACTACGACAAAAACAAGCACGTAGGCCAAGGTGACGGAGATAGCCAGGTGGGGGACGTAGTAGCCAGAGATGGACGTGCAGGACAAAATGGCGCAGGAAAAGGGAAAGGTCCAGCGGGTGATAAGCCAGGAGTGGATTATGCCGAAGCAGAAGTTTCCATACTGGAACTTGAAGAGATGCTCTTTAAAGAGCTGGAACTGCCAAACCTTAAACAAAAAGAGCAAGACCAGATCGTTTTAGAAAAGATTGAATTTAATGATGTTCGCAAAAAAGGGCTAATGGGCAACGTTGACAAAAAAAGAACCATACTGACCGCATTTAAAAGAAATGCACTAATCGGCAAACCAAGTGTAGCACCAATTCATAATGATGATTTGCGTTTTAAAACCTGGAATGAAGTGATAAAACCAGAATCGAAAGCTGTAGTTTTAGCGATGATGGATACATCGGGTTCTATGGGAATATGGGAAAAGTACATGGCGAGAAGTTTCTTTTTCTGGATGACGCGTTTTTTGCGCTCAAAATACGAAAAAGTAGAAATCGAATTTATTGCACATCACACAGAAGCCAAAGTAGTTACTGAAGAAGACTTTTTTAACAAAGGGGAAAGCGGAGGAACGATCTGTTCATCAGCTTACCGAAAAGCGCTGGAACTTATTGAAACGAAATATTCATCTAACCGCTTTAATATCTATCCGTTTCATTTTTCCGACGGTGACAATCTCACAAGTGATAATGCGAGATGTGTAAAACTCGTGCAGCAGATTATGGAACACTCAAATATGTTTGGATATGGAGAAGTGAATGCCTATAATCGTCACTCTACATTAATGAGTGTATACAAAAATATGGATAACCCGAAGTTCAATCATTATATTTTAAAAGAAAAAGCAGATGTTTACCATGCTATGAAGAGCTTCTTCAAAAAAAGTGAAATCACCACATAA
- the queG gene encoding tRNA epoxyqueuosine(34) reductase QueG produces the protein MKGGICVTGAQLKEEIVAYSKEIGIDKIGFADADVFAELKERLRIQQDLQYQSGFEEKDIDKRTEPERLLTGASSIISIALAYPSKMKNAPKSIKGERRGIFCRASWGKDYHHILREKLALLEAFIIERVPDANIKSMVDTGELSDRAVAQRAGIGWSAKNCAIMSPEFGSYMYLGEMITNIAFPADTPMEDQCGSCNKCVEACPTGALVQGGQLDSSKCIAFLTQTKDFLPDQYREKLGNRLYGCDTCQTVCPENKGKDFHHHAEMEPDPEIAKPLLQPLLTMSNRDFKEKFGHVSGSWRGKKPIQRNAIIALAHFREEAAIPDLVYLLKNDPRPVIRGTAAWAIGKIGGHEAELELSSAKEREKDDLVALEIDKGLKMLRNQEIS, from the coding sequence ATGAAAGGAGGGATATGCGTGACAGGTGCCCAGTTGAAAGAAGAGATTGTTGCATATAGTAAAGAAATCGGAATAGATAAAATTGGCTTCGCTGATGCTGATGTTTTTGCTGAGTTAAAAGAAAGACTTCGGATTCAGCAAGATCTTCAATACCAATCAGGATTTGAAGAGAAGGACATTGACAAAAGAACAGAGCCTGAACGGCTTCTAACAGGAGCTTCAAGCATCATTTCGATCGCTCTCGCATATCCCTCCAAAATGAAAAATGCTCCGAAAAGTATTAAAGGGGAGCGAAGAGGTATTTTTTGCAGAGCATCATGGGGTAAGGATTATCACCATATATTAAGAGAAAAGCTTGCACTGCTTGAGGCCTTTATTATAGAGAGAGTTCCAGATGCTAATATAAAATCTATGGTTGATACAGGTGAACTGTCCGACCGGGCTGTGGCTCAAAGAGCTGGGATTGGATGGAGTGCCAAAAACTGTGCGATTATGTCACCTGAATTTGGCTCCTATATGTATCTTGGCGAAATGATTACTAATATCGCCTTTCCGGCAGACACACCAATGGAAGATCAATGCGGTTCATGCAATAAATGTGTAGAGGCATGTCCCACAGGTGCACTTGTACAGGGAGGGCAGCTCGATTCATCAAAGTGTATCGCGTTCTTAACCCAGACTAAAGATTTCTTGCCGGATCAATACAGAGAAAAGCTAGGCAACCGTTTATATGGGTGTGATACATGTCAGACTGTATGTCCCGAAAACAAAGGGAAAGATTTTCATCACCATGCAGAAATGGAGCCGGATCCTGAAATTGCAAAGCCTCTTTTACAGCCTTTATTGACGATGAGCAATAGAGATTTCAAAGAAAAATTCGGGCATGTTTCCGGAAGCTGGAGAGGTAAGAAACCAATTCAGAGAAATGCGATTATAGCATTGGCCCATTTTAGAGAAGAAGCTGCAATACCTGATTTAGTTTACTTATTAAAAAATGATCCAAGACCTGTTATAAGAGGGACTGCTGCTTGGGCAATTGGTAAAATAGGCGGACATGAAGCAGAATTAGAACTTTCATCAGCAAAAGAGCGCGAAAAAGACGATTTAGTGGCGCTAGAGATAGATAAAGGACTTAAAATGCTTCGAAATCAAGAAATTTCGTAA
- a CDS encoding B3/B4 domain-containing protein, which yields MITISAKIKELVPQFKIGTITYHDIAISESPQMIKGRFQLFLESLKLEGKTAADYPGVAEYRSVFKKLGTDPSRYRPASEALLRRVLSGKDLPAINSGVDVNNFFSIRFAIPIGLYNLDKIEGDVEVRIGGVEDTYEGLNGREMNMEGKLLSADSIGAFGSPIVDSKRTMVDESVRNAMHIVYLQPSMDESEAREMLESMAKMFTQVNGGTAEIQLI from the coding sequence ATGATAACAATATCGGCAAAAATAAAGGAACTTGTCCCGCAGTTTAAAATAGGCACAATTACATACCATGATATCGCGATTAGCGAGTCTCCGCAAATGATAAAAGGCAGATTCCAGCTATTTCTAGAATCCTTAAAACTGGAAGGCAAAACAGCTGCTGATTACCCAGGTGTAGCCGAATACCGATCTGTATTTAAAAAGCTTGGCACAGACCCATCACGGTACCGCCCCGCGTCAGAAGCACTGCTGCGCCGTGTGTTAAGCGGCAAAGATCTCCCAGCTATCAATTCAGGTGTAGACGTTAATAATTTCTTCTCCATTCGATTTGCTATACCAATCGGACTTTATAACCTTGATAAAATTGAAGGCGATGTGGAAGTAAGGATCGGCGGTGTTGAAGATACATATGAAGGACTAAACGGCCGAGAGATGAATATGGAGGGGAAACTGCTGTCTGCAGACTCGATCGGAGCGTTTGGCAGCCCTATCGTCGATTCTAAGCGGACGATGGTGGATGAGAGCGTTAGGAATGCGATGCATATCGTTTATTTGCAGCCATCTATGGATGAAAGTGAAGCTCGTGAAATGTTGGAGTCGATGGCTAAAATGTTCACACAGGTGAATGGCGGGACGGCTGAGATTCAGCTGATTTAA
- the trmL gene encoding tRNA (uridine(34)/cytosine(34)/5-carboxymethylaminomethyluridine(34)-2'-O)-methyltransferase TrmL yields MAIHVVLYEPLIPANTGNIARTCAGTGTHLHLIHPLGFSLEDKYLKRAGLDYWEHVKIHHHDSLDAFYKEYPAGEFYYITKFGEQTYSDFDYSDSEKDVFFVFGKETKGLPREVIDANMDRCLRIPMNDHIRSLNLSNTAAILIYEALRQQSFGELK; encoded by the coding sequence TTGGCTATACATGTTGTTTTATATGAACCATTGATTCCTGCGAACACAGGAAATATCGCACGTACATGCGCGGGTACAGGTACACACTTGCATCTGATTCATCCATTGGGTTTTTCTTTAGAAGACAAGTACTTAAAGCGTGCAGGTCTTGATTATTGGGAACACGTTAAAATTCATCACCATGATTCATTGGATGCTTTTTATAAGGAATATCCGGCAGGCGAATTTTATTATATAACGAAATTCGGAGAACAGACGTATTCTGATTTCGATTATTCGGATTCTGAGAAAGATGTCTTTTTTGTATTTGGAAAAGAAACGAAGGGACTGCCAAGGGAAGTAATTGATGCAAACATGGATCGATGTCTGCGTATTCCAATGAACGATCATATTCGTTCATTGAACTTATCAAACACAGCAGCAATTCTGATTTATGAAGCATTACGTCAGCAAAGTTTCGGGGAGTTAAAATAG